Proteins found in one Brachyspira murdochii DSM 12563 genomic segment:
- the ilvD gene encoding dihydroxy-acid dehydratase yields the protein MSFRENSSLRSDRVLKGDERAPNRSLFYSMGYTDEELKRPLIGIISAYSEIVPGHIHLDKLSQAVKAGVLIGGGTPILIPSIGVCDGIAMGHLGMKYSLPSRELIADSVESMVIAHGLDGVVLVPNCDKIVPGMIMGLLRMNIPGIVISGGAMLPGDHGDEKISLSNIFEAVGAKKANLINDKELEEYAQNTCPSCGSCAGMYTANSMNCLSEALGIALPGNGTIPAVYSARTLLAKKAGMQVMELLKNNIKPLDIITPESFKNALAVDMALGCSTNSVLHLLAIANEAGIPIDLKTINEVSDRTPNLCHLAPAGHNYIEDLYKAGGIPAVMKELDKGGFINTSLLTATGKTIAENIKDAVNKNNNVLRNIENPYSKTGGIAILWGNIAKDGCVVKRSAVADEMLVHKGPARVFDSEEEAISAIYAGKINKGDVVVIRYEGPKGGPGMREMLNPTSALAGMKLDKDVALITDGRFSGASRGASIGHVSPEAASGGEIAFIKENDIISIDIPNHKINLEISDEEMEKRRKEIPIKPLEEIRGWLGRYRKLVQSANTGAILK from the coding sequence ATGAGTTTCAGAGAAAATAGTTCTTTAAGAAGCGACAGAGTATTAAAAGGTGATGAAAGAGCACCAAACAGATCATTATTCTATTCTATGGGTTATACAGATGAAGAATTAAAAAGACCTCTGATTGGAATTATTTCTGCATACAGTGAAATTGTACCCGGACATATACATCTTGATAAACTCTCTCAGGCTGTTAAAGCCGGAGTTTTAATAGGAGGAGGTACTCCTATACTTATACCTTCAATAGGTGTATGTGATGGTATAGCTATGGGACATTTGGGAATGAAATATTCTCTTCCTTCAAGAGAGTTAATAGCTGATTCTGTAGAAAGTATGGTTATAGCACACGGTTTAGACGGAGTTGTACTAGTACCTAACTGCGATAAAATAGTTCCGGGTATGATAATGGGACTTTTAAGAATGAATATACCGGGCATTGTCATAAGCGGAGGAGCTATGCTTCCGGGTGATCATGGAGATGAAAAAATAAGTTTATCAAATATATTTGAGGCGGTAGGAGCAAAAAAGGCTAATCTTATAAATGATAAAGAATTAGAAGAATATGCACAAAATACTTGTCCAAGCTGCGGTTCTTGTGCGGGAATGTACACTGCTAATAGTATGAACTGTCTTTCTGAGGCTTTAGGTATAGCACTTCCCGGAAATGGAACTATACCTGCAGTATATTCTGCCAGAACATTACTTGCTAAAAAAGCTGGTATGCAGGTTATGGAATTATTAAAAAACAATATAAAACCATTGGATATAATAACTCCAGAATCATTCAAGAATGCTCTTGCTGTAGATATGGCATTGGGCTGCTCTACAAACAGTGTACTTCACTTGCTTGCTATAGCTAATGAGGCTGGAATACCAATAGATTTAAAAACTATCAATGAAGTAAGTGACCGTACTCCTAATTTATGTCATTTAGCACCTGCAGGTCATAACTATATAGAAGATTTATACAAAGCCGGCGGAATACCTGCTGTTATGAAAGAGCTTGATAAGGGCGGATTTATAAATACTTCGCTTCTTACTGCTACTGGTAAAACAATAGCTGAAAATATAAAAGATGCTGTTAATAAAAATAATAATGTTTTAAGAAATATAGAAAACCCTTACAGTAAAACAGGCGGAATTGCTATACTTTGGGGTAATATAGCTAAAGACGGCTGCGTTGTTAAACGTTCTGCTGTTGCTGATGAGATGCTTGTACATAAAGGACCTGCAAGAGTATTTGACAGTGAAGAAGAGGCAATATCTGCTATATATGCTGGAAAAATAAATAAAGGCGATGTTGTAGTTATAAGATATGAAGGACCTAAAGGCGGACCGGGTATGCGTGAAATGCTTAACCCTACTTCTGCTCTTGCTGGTATGAAACTAGATAAAGATGTTGCTTTAATCACTGACGGAAGATTCTCCGGAGCTTCAAGAGGTGCTTCTATAGGGCACGTTTCCCCAGAGGCTGCAAGCGGCGGAGAAATAGCTTTTATAAAAGAAAATGACATCATAAGTATAGATATTCCTAATCATAAAATCAATTTAGAAATCTCTGATGAAGAAATGGAAAAAAGAAGAAAAGAGATTCCTATTAAACCTTTAGAAGAAATTAGAGGCTGGCTTGGAAGATACAGAAAACTTGTTCAGTCTGCTAATACTGGTGCTATATTAAAATAA
- a CDS encoding methyl-accepting chemotaxis protein, with the protein MFKKVGLQFQITISILIPIILIIILANGFITIYSGNISKSLSYRILEETSLKEANIIKNTINNNLYNVMGLKINIENIYNRGIRDRETYKQLTSVFFNSLPDDINGLSIAFEPNALDNDADYTNSEYRNANGRFNYYISRNGEAYLSIDTFNVDYYTEPKRTGDIYVSGVYNSTVNVGTVLFTLCIPIKPNNKFIGVIYVDIFADSVTSLLKDIAPFEGTLIMLYDQNGALVYDTLSKNDISKNIYEVYPHYKKYNIFENIQSGKFSIIEAYGESAKKHFTYAFTPIEISKGVYWGLELAAPRDIILKDSIIMRNSLIVILAVVIIIFAVLIPFIIKKKVSDIINSFARNILDMSNGDLTVSMPKDFNKRKDEWGDIARGWDKAMNNFNKVINTVKNSAEQVSTAANEVLAGNNDLSERTESQASSLEETAASMNQMASAIKESAENVASSTSMVSEAKDHLNKAGEIVEESVSKMDDVYEASNKIMDITKLIENIAFQTNILALNASVEAARAGEQGRGFAVVASEVRNLAQNTQESVKNITSLITDSNEKIHLAAESVKESKDIFMEISEKMDNASSLMDRINTAAQEQEKGIEQINIAINNMDAALQKNASLVTEAASASESLLNEANELIKSIEYFRLKNN; encoded by the coding sequence ATGTTTAAAAAAGTTGGTCTACAATTTCAAATTACTATTTCAATATTAATTCCAATTATACTAATTATAATTTTAGCAAACGGATTTATAACAATATACAGCGGGAATATAAGTAAAAGTCTGTCATATAGAATATTAGAAGAGACTTCTTTAAAAGAGGCAAATATTATAAAAAATACCATTAATAATAACCTATATAATGTAATGGGACTTAAAATTAATATAGAAAATATATACAATAGAGGAATAAGAGACAGAGAAACCTATAAACAATTAACTTCTGTATTTTTTAATAGCCTTCCTGATGATATAAATGGTCTTTCAATAGCTTTTGAACCTAATGCTTTAGATAATGATGCAGACTATACAAATTCAGAATATAGAAATGCTAACGGCAGATTTAATTATTACATATCAAGAAATGGAGAGGCATATTTATCTATAGATACTTTTAATGTGGATTATTACACAGAACCTAAAAGAACTGGAGATATATATGTATCTGGAGTTTATAATTCTACAGTTAATGTTGGAACAGTACTTTTTACATTATGCATACCTATAAAACCAAACAATAAATTTATAGGTGTTATCTATGTTGATATATTCGCGGATTCTGTTACTTCTTTGCTTAAAGATATTGCCCCTTTTGAAGGTACTTTAATAATGCTTTATGACCAGAATGGGGCTTTAGTATATGATACGCTTAGTAAAAATGATATTTCAAAAAACATTTATGAAGTATATCCTCATTACAAAAAATATAATATATTTGAAAATATACAGTCTGGAAAGTTCTCCATAATAGAAGCATATGGTGAAAGTGCTAAAAAACATTTTACTTATGCTTTTACTCCTATAGAAATATCCAAAGGGGTATATTGGGGATTGGAATTAGCTGCCCCTAGGGACATAATATTGAAAGACAGCATCATTATGAGAAATTCTCTTATTGTTATATTAGCAGTAGTTATTATTATATTTGCTGTACTTATACCATTTATTATAAAGAAAAAAGTATCTGATATTATTAATTCTTTTGCTAGAAATATTTTAGATATGTCCAATGGTGATTTAACTGTGTCTATGCCTAAAGACTTTAATAAAAGAAAAGATGAATGGGGAGATATTGCAAGAGGCTGGGATAAAGCTATGAATAATTTTAACAAAGTTATCAATACTGTAAAAAACTCAGCGGAGCAGGTTTCTACTGCTGCTAATGAAGTTTTGGCTGGAAATAATGATTTATCAGAAAGAACAGAATCTCAGGCTTCAAGTTTGGAAGAGACTGCAGCATCAATGAATCAAATGGCTAGTGCTATTAAAGAATCGGCTGAAAATGTTGCATCAAGCACTTCTATGGTATCAGAGGCTAAAGATCATTTGAATAAAGCAGGTGAAATAGTAGAAGAGAGTGTTAGTAAAATGGACGATGTTTATGAAGCAAGCAACAAGATTATGGATATTACAAAACTTATAGAAAATATTGCTTTTCAGACAAATATATTAGCTTTAAATGCTTCGGTTGAGGCGGCACGTGCAGGAGAGCAGGGCAGAGGTTTTGCTGTTGTAGCAAGCGAAGTAAGAAATCTAGCACAGAATACTCAGGAATCAGTAAAAAACATTACTTCATTAATAACAGACAGTAATGAAAAAATTCATTTGGCTGCAGAGAGTGTTAAAGAATCAAAAGATATATTTATGGAAATATCAGAAAAGATGGATAATGCCTCTTCTTTAATGGATAGAATCAATACAGCGGCTCAGGAACAGGAAAAAGGCATAGAACAAATAAATATAGCTATTAATAATATGGACGCTGCATTACAGAAAAATGCTTCTTTAGTTACTGAAGCTGCTTCCGCATCAGAATCATTATTAAATGAAGCTAATGAACTTATTAAATCAATAGAATATTTTAGATTAAAAAATAATTAA
- a CDS encoding AMP-dependent synthetase/ligase, translating into MRNYTSIPSAFFETVQNMPQSPAYRYRNNNDEKVTITYKKLYDKVNAIAKAFEVKGLAQKHVAIFSENRIEWFVSDMALLALGSADVPRGIDSTSDELNYIIEHSEAQAVLVENKYVFEKIKKHHKDLSLIVLLDSSMHDPENNIYAFDKFEELGEEHLKGDEEFAVKKAAKLTNESIATIIYTSGTTGKPKGVILTHGNILHNVRVLPDIIKLKAGEKLLTILPIWHIYERTISYVTAIIGCFTAITNKRYLKNDFTEEKPDIFISVPAIWVNIYNTVMKNIDRKNAFLKKFIKFIIKRSISYIRSVRYQNDLVYLIGDEKREDKKAEYSIGMFDPLFHKMAKKMVYSKIMELTGGKIRLTISGGGALPMYIEDFVEAVGINLVVGWGITETSPVVTLRSPYKNYRGTCGAPIPEVKIEIRDKDGNSCKDGVMGVCWIKGPNIFKEYYKDPELTAQAKIDGFFNSGDLGTYTQEGEIVLTGRAKETIVLLTGENVEPQPIENKAMESSYISQIMLVGQDKASTGAIVVINKENIKYYFDKEKIAYDEKNLASSKEVYKLIREELDRLINYKNGFRPYEAIAKIIITDEEFTIENGLLTQSLKIKRANVTEAYKDKIEALYEKKL; encoded by the coding sequence ATGAGAAATTATACATCTATACCTAGTGCCTTTTTTGAAACAGTACAAAACATGCCGCAAAGTCCTGCATATAGATATAGAAATAATAATGATGAAAAAGTTACAATTACATATAAAAAACTTTATGATAAAGTAAATGCAATAGCCAAAGCATTTGAAGTAAAAGGATTAGCTCAGAAACATGTTGCTATATTTTCTGAAAACAGAATAGAGTGGTTTGTATCTGATATGGCACTTTTGGCATTAGGTTCTGCTGATGTACCTAGAGGTATAGATTCCACTTCTGATGAGTTAAACTATATAATAGAACACAGTGAAGCTCAAGCCGTACTTGTAGAAAATAAATATGTATTTGAAAAAATAAAAAAACATCATAAAGATTTATCATTAATAGTTTTGCTTGACAGTTCTATGCATGACCCAGAAAATAATATATATGCTTTTGATAAATTTGAAGAACTTGGAGAAGAACATTTAAAAGGCGATGAAGAGTTCGCTGTAAAAAAAGCAGCCAAATTAACCAATGAAAGCATAGCAACTATAATATATACTTCCGGAACAACTGGAAAACCTAAAGGTGTAATACTCACTCATGGAAATATACTTCATAATGTGAGAGTTCTCCCAGATATAATAAAATTAAAAGCAGGTGAAAAACTTTTAACTATTCTTCCTATATGGCATATATATGAAAGAACAATATCATATGTAACTGCTATAATAGGCTGTTTTACCGCTATAACAAATAAAAGATATTTAAAAAATGATTTTACAGAAGAAAAACCAGACATATTTATTTCAGTACCAGCTATATGGGTTAATATATATAATACTGTGATGAAAAATATAGACAGAAAAAATGCATTTCTAAAGAAGTTCATTAAGTTTATAATAAAAAGATCTATAAGCTATATAAGAAGTGTAAGATATCAAAATGATTTAGTTTATCTTATTGGAGATGAAAAAAGAGAGGATAAAAAAGCAGAATATAGCATAGGAATGTTTGATCCTTTATTTCATAAAATGGCTAAAAAAATGGTATACAGCAAAATAATGGAATTAACAGGAGGAAAGATACGTCTTACGATATCAGGAGGCGGTGCATTGCCTATGTATATTGAAGATTTTGTTGAGGCAGTGGGTATAAATCTAGTAGTCGGCTGGGGAATAACAGAAACTTCTCCAGTAGTTACATTAAGATCTCCGTACAAAAATTACAGAGGAACATGCGGGGCTCCTATTCCAGAAGTAAAAATTGAAATTAGAGATAAAGATGGTAATTCATGCAAAGACGGAGTTATGGGAGTTTGCTGGATTAAAGGACCAAATATATTTAAAGAATATTATAAAGACCCAGAATTAACTGCACAGGCAAAAATAGATGGTTTCTTTAATTCAGGGGATTTGGGAACATATACTCAGGAAGGAGAAATCGTTTTAACAGGAAGGGCTAAAGAAACTATTGTTCTTCTTACTGGTGAAAATGTAGAGCCACAGCCTATAGAAAATAAAGCTATGGAATCAAGCTATATATCGCAGATAATGCTTGTGGGTCAGGATAAAGCATCTACTGGAGCAATAGTAGTTATTAATAAAGAAAATATTAAATATTATTTTGATAAAGAGAAGATTGCTTACGATGAAAAAAATCTTGCATCTTCAAAAGAAGTTTATAAACTTATAAGAGAAGAACTAGACAGACTTATAAATTATAAAAATGGTTTCAGACCTTATGAAGCTATAGCAAAAATTATTATAACTGATGAAGAGTTTACTATTGAAAACGGACTTCTTACTCAGTCTCTAAAAATAAAAAGAGCCAATGTTACAGAAGCATACAAAGATAAAATAGAGGCTCTATACGAGAAAAAACTATAA
- a CDS encoding glycosyltransferase family 4 protein has protein sequence MNNYNIKKIAVLHPTFGYNGGAENVILSSTEYWHSIGIETVIYTYRLRDNAPDYIKQIKTDITLNPFIFNKTSKFLASELKNYDAVLIHNFPATIFFGLAYDYAKKNNIKLPKSFWYCHEPSVRLYGYDDKSYKKLQKTLDIIARYTMHLDRLGVSKIDYIISNSIRTKEGIKRVYNREAEVIYPCITSNIDFLPIKESEHFLYIGRIEKPKNIENALSAFKILLENIDNKELKFIIAGKGRYEKYLKNFVKKNNLEKNIIFKGFVSEEEKKELLNKSYALVMPAINEPFGLTVIEALYCSCISIISNKSGVYEAVKDYSISCNTRNIEEIYKAMLLSYKDKDIKEKFLQLSKSSIHNFTVSSYSENIIKYIVKYL, from the coding sequence ATGAACAATTACAATATAAAAAAAATAGCTGTACTACACCCTACATTCGGATATAATGGCGGAGCTGAAAATGTAATATTATCAAGCACTGAGTATTGGCATAGCATCGGTATAGAGACAGTAATTTATACTTATAGATTAAGAGATAATGCACCAGATTATATAAAGCAAATAAAAACAGATATTACATTAAACCCTTTTATATTTAATAAAACATCTAAATTTTTAGCTAGTGAATTAAAAAACTATGATGCGGTTTTGATACATAATTTCCCAGCTACAATATTTTTTGGACTCGCATACGATTATGCTAAAAAAAATAATATAAAATTACCTAAAAGTTTTTGGTACTGCCATGAGCCAAGTGTAAGGCTTTACGGATATGATGATAAAAGCTATAAAAAACTTCAGAAAACTTTGGATATAATAGCAAGATACACTATGCATTTAGACAGACTTGGGGTAAGCAAAATAGATTATATAATATCAAACAGTATCAGAACAAAAGAAGGTATTAAAAGAGTTTATAATAGAGAAGCAGAAGTTATATATCCATGCATTACATCAAATATTGATTTTCTTCCTATAAAAGAAAGCGAACATTTTTTGTATATAGGAAGAATAGAAAAGCCAAAAAATATAGAAAATGCATTATCAGCTTTCAAAATATTATTAGAAAATATTGATAATAAAGAATTAAAATTTATTATAGCTGGAAAAGGAAGGTATGAAAAATATTTAAAAAACTTTGTAAAAAAAAATAATTTAGAAAAGAATATAATATTTAAAGGTTTCGTGTCAGAGGAAGAAAAAAAAGAATTATTAAACAAAAGCTATGCTCTTGTAATGCCGGCTATAAATGAACCATTCGGACTTACAGTTATAGAAGCATTATACTGTTCCTGCATATCAATAATATCGAATAAGTCTGGAGTTTATGAAGCCGTTAAGGACTATTCTATAAGCTGCAATACAAGAAATATAGAAGAAATTTATAAAGCTATGTTACTTTCATATAAAGATAAAGACATAAAAGAAAAATTTCTACAATTATCAAAGTCATCAATACATAATTTTACAGTATCTTCATACAGTGAAAATATAATAAAATACATTGTAAAGTACTTGTAA
- a CDS encoding alpha/beta hydrolase, translating into MKNIFILMIIVFSIISCNNANSNKENDMNNFTMYTNEDKSITVEQKNITYNIDYKPNVVYASKDNTDLTLQILVPRLLETDTNARYPLIVYIQGSAWRKQNVYRNLIALGDFARRGYVISIVEYRPSDDAVFPAQIEDTRDAISFMINNADKYNADTNNIFVWGDSSGGHTALFSSIPLSENDNTIPNINAIIAYYPPTDLLDMRNDPLGSTTGDADSPEGILIGRKNVYDFPEEAKRISPYYEISKVTNMPPIFLAHGMSDSLVPFNQSKILADKLKEENRVYEFYALKDADHGDWQFWAKDMFDLVEKFINKYKK; encoded by the coding sequence ATGAAAAATATATTTATTTTAATGATTATTGTTTTCTCTATTATTTCATGTAATAATGCTAACTCAAACAAGGAAAATGATATGAATAATTTTACAATGTATACGAATGAAGATAAAAGCATAACAGTTGAACAAAAAAATATTACATATAATATTGATTATAAACCTAATGTTGTTTATGCGAGTAAAGACAATACAGATTTAACACTTCAGATATTAGTTCCAAGACTTCTTGAAACTGACACTAATGCAAGATATCCATTGATAGTTTATATACAAGGCTCTGCATGGAGAAAGCAGAATGTATATAGAAATTTAATTGCACTTGGAGATTTTGCTAGAAGAGGTTATGTTATATCAATAGTAGAGTACAGACCAAGTGATGATGCAGTTTTCCCAGCACAAATTGAAGACACTAGAGATGCTATTAGTTTTATGATAAATAATGCTGATAAATATAATGCGGATACTAATAATATATTTGTTTGGGGGGATTCTTCAGGCGGACACACTGCCTTATTTTCATCAATACCTTTAAGTGAAAATGACAATACAATACCTAACATTAATGCAATAATAGCTTATTATCCTCCTACCGATTTGCTTGATATGAGAAATGATCCTTTAGGCTCAACTACTGGAGATGCAGATAGTCCGGAGGGTATTTTGATTGGCAGAAAAAATGTTTATGATTTTCCAGAAGAGGCTAAAAGAATAAGTCCTTATTATGAGATTTCAAAGGTTACTAATATGCCTCCTATATTCTTGGCACATGGAATGTCTGATTCTCTAGTACCTTTTAATCAGAGTAAGATTTTAGCTGATAAACTAAAAGAAGAAAACAGAGTATATGAGTTTTATGCACTTAAAGATGCAGACCATGGGGATTGGCAATTTTGGGCTAAAGATATGTTTGATTTAGTTGAGAAGTTTATAAACAAATACAAAAAATAA
- a CDS encoding HAD family hydrolase, whose product MISSDNIKLLIFDMDGTLIDSANLHYYSYSNVFKEYGIELDKDYYYNKCFGLHYRTFTNNILKLNNKLTNDENKNNELIEKIHNRKENIYLQNLNMVNIHPLMLEILIESKKKSKYTALATTSSPKGVYAILKEFNLERLFDLVLTGNDIQNKKPHPEIFLKCINHFNVKEEESIIFEDSEVGLEAANQTNTWVIKVEKWAKI is encoded by the coding sequence ATGATAAGCTCTGATAATATAAAATTATTAATATTCGATATGGACGGTACTTTAATAGACAGTGCTAATTTGCATTACTACTCATACAGCAATGTTTTTAAAGAATACGGCATAGAATTAGACAAAGATTATTATTACAATAAATGTTTCGGTCTTCATTATAGAACATTCACAAATAATATTTTAAAATTAAATAATAAACTTACAAATGATGAAAATAAAAATAATGAACTTATAGAAAAAATACATAATAGAAAAGAAAATATATATTTACAAAATTTGAATATGGTTAATATCCACCCTCTGATGTTAGAAATATTAATTGAAAGTAAAAAAAAATCTAAATATACAGCATTAGCAACAACTTCCTCTCCAAAAGGAGTTTATGCTATATTAAAAGAATTCAATCTTGAAAGATTATTTGATTTAGTATTAACAGGAAATGATATACAAAATAAAAAGCCTCACCCTGAAATATTTTTAAAATGTATAAATCATTTTAATGTAAAAGAAGAAGAAAGCATTATATTTGAAGACAGCGAAGTAGGACTTGAAGCTGCCAATCAAACTAATACTTGGGTTATAAAAGTAGAAAAGTGGGCAAAGATTTAA
- a CDS encoding AAA family ATPase produces the protein MKNTKLRIEKIISLLSEGLYEREEIVALTFLSAVAGKPIFLYGPPGTAKSFIAKRVSSAFKESKYFGYLMQRFSTPEDIFGPISLEELKNDRYIRKIEGYLPDCDFAFLDEIWKSTPAILNTLLTIINERVFKNGYKEIKVPLKALISASNETPPEGQGLEALYDRFIMRLMVRPMKNKDNFEKILQNTQINSYAEIDEEIKISSDEWVKIREEVNDIKLSKIVIDIIHRVKLSIEKFNEDNRNIAIYVSDRRWQHISYLLKTAAYLNDKDEADIYEAFLIENCLWSLEEHIEAVDSIVENAVRESYSFNNEHINEWRESFKSVQENIDNEFYELEKTYDTENIDDKPYIAKILNINIDEYGNKGETIIYIPIKQLGKKGYFYPLDLSRNQTKKFRCSFNGTDKCTVEINSATSVNGFVSNKLSKNYEFLEEFEPDFYMKKIGYKKQEKEKKSSYIKLLNSLISSIENIIINLKNDYNANRENTKSIFISEEKFNIFDDIFNSYIDSLESEKLDAQRIKSEIENHETI, from the coding sequence ATGAAAAATACTAAATTAAGAATTGAAAAAATTATTAGTCTGCTTTCAGAAGGACTTTATGAAAGAGAAGAAATAGTTGCATTAACATTTTTAAGTGCCGTAGCAGGAAAGCCAATATTTTTATACGGTCCTCCCGGTACAGCTAAAAGTTTCATTGCAAAGAGAGTATCATCAGCTTTTAAAGAATCTAAATACTTTGGATATTTAATGCAAAGATTCAGCACACCTGAGGATATATTCGGACCTATTAGTTTGGAAGAGTTAAAAAATGACAGATATATTAGAAAGATAGAAGGATATCTTCCAGACTGTGATTTTGCATTTTTAGATGAAATCTGGAAAAGCACTCCTGCCATACTTAATACACTTTTAACCATAATAAATGAAAGAGTTTTTAAAAATGGATACAAAGAAATCAAAGTTCCATTAAAGGCATTGATTTCTGCAAGCAATGAAACACCTCCGGAAGGTCAGGGGCTTGAAGCATTGTATGATAGATTTATCATGCGTTTGATGGTAAGACCTATGAAAAATAAGGATAATTTTGAAAAGATACTTCAAAATACTCAAATTAATTCATATGCAGAAATTGATGAAGAGATTAAAATATCATCAGATGAATGGGTAAAAATAAGAGAAGAAGTTAATGATATAAAACTTTCAAAAATTGTTATTGATATAATTCATAGAGTGAAACTCTCTATAGAAAAGTTTAATGAAGATAACAGAAATATTGCTATATATGTATCCGACAGAAGATGGCAGCATATATCATACTTATTAAAAACAGCGGCGTACTTAAATGATAAAGATGAGGCAGATATTTATGAGGCTTTTTTAATAGAGAATTGTTTATGGAGTTTGGAGGAGCATATTGAGGCTGTAGACAGTATTGTTGAAAATGCTGTAAGAGAGTCATATAGTTTTAATAATGAACATATTAATGAATGGAGAGAGAGTTTTAAGAGTGTTCAGGAAAATATAGATAATGAGTTTTATGAATTAGAAAAAACTTATGACACAGAAAATATTGATGATAAGCCGTATATTGCAAAGATATTAAATATAAATATAGATGAATACGGAAATAAGGGAGAGACTATAATATATATACCAATAAAACAGTTAGGCAAAAAAGGTTATTTTTATCCTTTGGATTTATCAAGAAATCAGACGAAAAAATTCAGATGCAGTTTTAATGGTACTGATAAATGCACTGTAGAAATAAATTCTGCCACTTCTGTGAATGGTTTTGTATCAAATAAATTATCAAAAAATTATGAGTTTTTAGAAGAGTTTGAACCAGACTTCTATATGAAAAAAATCGGATATAAAAAACAGGAAAAAGAAAAAAAATCTTCATATATAAAACTTCTTAATTCATTAATATCAAGTATTGAAAATATAATTATAAACTTAAAAAATGATTATAATGCAAATAGAGAAAATACTAAAAGTATATTTATCTCGGAGGAAAAATTTAATATTTTTGATGATATATTTAATTCTTATATAGATAGTCTTGAAAGCGAAAAATTAGATGCTCAAAGAATAAAAAGCGAAATAGAAAATCATGAAACAATTTGA